In Flavobacterium sp. CS20, a single window of DNA contains:
- a CDS encoding type II toxin-antitoxin system RelE/ParE family toxin, which produces MFFIEKTAEFDKWIRKLKDIRAKSKILFRIQKLETDEHFGDCKPVGDGISEMRINYAKAYRVYFKQKEAKIIILLIGGDKSSQQKDIERAKNIWNSIKNN; this is translated from the coding sequence ATGTTTTTTATTGAGAAAACAGCTGAATTTGATAAATGGATTAGAAAATTAAAAGATATTCGAGCAAAATCCAAAATACTTTTTCGGATTCAAAAGCTTGAAACAGATGAACATTTTGGAGATTGTAAGCCCGTAGGCGATGGTATTAGTGAAATGCGGATTAATTATGCTAAAGCCTATCGAGTATATTTCAAACAAAAGGAAGCAAAAATTATAATTCTTTTAATTGGAGGAGATAAGTCTTCTCAACAAAAAGATATTGAAAGAGCTAAAAACATTTGGAATAGTATTAAAAACAATTGA
- a CDS encoding addiction module antidote protein: protein MKTTKFDIAEYLDNQDMVVEYLNTALEEGGSSDLIVAIGHVAKSIGMSKIAEKTGMSRPSLYKALSEGSKPQFETIMKVLKAIGGQIKMKPISA, encoded by the coding sequence ATGAAAACCACAAAATTTGATATAGCAGAATATTTAGATAACCAAGATATGGTTGTTGAATATCTAAACACAGCTCTTGAAGAAGGAGGCAGTTCGGATTTGATTGTGGCAATTGGACACGTTGCAAAATCGATAGGCATGTCTAAAATTGCTGAAAAAACAGGAATGAGCAGACCTAGTCTATACAAAGCCTTATCAGAAGGTTCGAAACCACAATTTGAAACCATAATGAAAGTGCTAAAAGCTATTGGTGGACAAATCAAGATGAAACCAATATCTGCATAA